The following proteins come from a genomic window of Lolium rigidum isolate FL_2022 chromosome 5, APGP_CSIRO_Lrig_0.1, whole genome shotgun sequence:
- the LOC124652211 gene encoding nucleobase-ascorbate transporter 6-like: MAAAPPPKADELQPHPPKEQLPGVSFCITSPPPWPEAMILGFQHFIVMLGTTVIIPSALVPQMGGGNEEKARVIQTLLFVAGINTLLQTFFGTRLPVVMGGSYTFVAPTISIILAGRYNDVVDPHEKFLRTMRGTQGALIIASTIQIILGFSGLWRNVVKLLSPLSAVPLVSLVGFGLYELGFPAVGKCVEVGLPELILMVVFAEYLPHVLNSGKGVFGRFSVLFTVSIVWLYAYILTISGAYKNVRPKTQVHCRVDRSGLIGGAAWISVPYPFQWGGPTFDAGEAFAMMMTSFIAIVESTGAFIAASRYASATMIPPTIISRGIGWQGIGILLDSFFGTANGTSVSVENIGLLAVTHVGSRRVVQISAGFMIFFAVLGKFGALFASIPLPIFAGMYCIFFAYVGACGISFLQFCNLNSFRTKFILGFAFFMGISVPQYFNEYTSVSGHGPVHTGARWFNDMINVPFSNKPFVAGLVAYFLDNTMHLHQSAVRKDRGFHWWDKFRSFKKDARSQEFYSLPFNLNKFFPSV; the protein is encoded by the exons ATGGCAGCCGCACCGCCGCCCAAGGCCGacgagctgcagccgcacccgccCAAGGAGCAGCTGCCCGGCGTGTCCTTCTGCATCACCAGCCCACCGCCATGGC CCGAGGCCATGATACTGGGATTTCAGCACTTCATTGTCATGCTGGGCACCACTGTCATCATACCGAGCGCACTTGTTCCTCAGATGGGGGGCGGAAAT GAAGAAAAAGCCCGGGTAATTCAGACGCTGTTGTTTGTGGCCGGCATAAACACCTTGCTCCAAACGTTCTTCGGTACTCGCCTCCCTGTTGTGATGGGTGGCTCGTACACTTTCGTCGCGCCAACCATCTCAATCATCCTGGCTGGACGTTACAATGATGTGGTAGACCCTCACGAG AAATTCTTAAGGACCATGAGGGGAACGCAAGGTGCTCTCATCATCGCATCGACGATTCAGATCATCCTTGGCTTCAGCGGTCTCTGGCGCAATGTCGTTAA ACTGCTTAGTCCATTATCTGCAGTTCCTCTTGTTTCACTAGTTGGATTTGGGCTTTATGAACTTGGTTTCCCAGCG GTAGGAAAGTGCGTGGAAGTTGGTCTTCCAGAACTCATTCTAATGGTTGTGTTTGCTGAG TATTTACCTCATGTGTTGAATTCTGGAAAGGGCGTCTTTGGCCGGTTCTCTGTTCTTTTCACCGTTTCAATTGTGTGGCTTTATGCATACATCCTCACCATCAGTGGTGCCTACAAGAATGTCAGGCCAAAGACGCAGGTGCATTGCCGCGTCGATCGTTCAGGGCTTATTGGAGGAGCTGCATG GATAAGTGTTCCTTATCCCTTTCAGTGGGGGGGTCCAACATTTGATGCTGGCGAAGCTTTTGCGATGATGAtgacttcatttattgctattgtaGAG TCTACTGGAGCCTTCATTGCCGCTTCAAGGTATGCAAGTGCAACGATGATACCGCCAACGATCATCAGTCGGGGAATTGGCTGGCAG GGCATTGGTATCTTGCTTGATTCATTCTTTGGGACAGCCAATGGAACCTCAGTTTCAGT GGAGAATATTGGTTTACTTGCCGTGACACATGTTGGTAGCAGGAGAGTGGTGCAGATATCTGCCGGGTTCATGATTTTCTTCGCTGTCCTGG GAAAATTTGGAGCCCTATTCGCGTCCATTCCGTTACCCATATTTGCTGGCATGTACTGTATTTTCTTCGCATATGTCG GTGCCTGTGGTATTAGCTTCCTTCAGTTCTGCAACTTGAACAGCTTCAGGACCAAGTTCATCTTGGGTTTCGCTTTCTTCATGGGCATCTCGGTTCCTCAGTACTTCAACGAGTACACCTCCGTTTCAGGCCATGGTCCGGTGCACACCGGTGCCAGATGG TTCAACGACATGATCAACGTGCCGTTCTCGAATAAGCCCTTCGTCGCGGGGCTCGTGGCCTACTTCCTGGACAACACGATGCACCTGCACCAGAGCGCGGTGAGGAAGGACCGTGGGTTCCACTGGTGGGACAAGTTCAGGAGCTTCAAGAAAGACGCCAGGAGCCAGGAGTTCTACTCCCTGCCCTTCAACCTCAACAAGTTCTTCCCTTCGGTCTGA